In Zingiber officinale cultivar Zhangliang chromosome 6A, Zo_v1.1, whole genome shotgun sequence, a single genomic region encodes these proteins:
- the LOC121994877 gene encoding bidirectional sugar transporter SWEET5-like: MIANQSLIRTIIGVTGNVISCGLFLSPMPTYIQIIKSKDVKKFSPIPYLATLLNCLLWFFYGLPIVHPNSLLVITINGIGIAFEIFYLTVFLIYAARQGRLKVIKLLALEAVFMIAVVTLVLLLIHTTTKRSLVVGILCIIFGTCMYASPLVVMKLVIQTKSVEFMPFTLSLASFLNGVCWTIYGFLPFDINLLVPNGLGTLFGLAQLILYACYFKSTPNKNTKAEVELPPSISNNMSLWLEDLIMQHLQLSSTPSQIPFNSSDDDGDDDDDDDGGDGSS; encoded by the exons ATGATTGCGAACCAAAGCCTCATACGCACCATCATTGGAGTGACAG gCAATGTAATCTCGTGTGGTTTGTTTTTGTCGCCCAT GCCGACGTACATACAAATCATCAAGAGCAAGGATGTGAAGAAATTTTCACCAATTCCCTACCTTGCCACATTGCTCAATTgcttgctttggtttttctatgGGTTGCCCATCGTCCACCCCAATAGCCTTCTAGTTATCACCATCAATGGCATTGGTATAGCCTTTGAAATATTCTACCTAACCGTTTTCTTAATCTATGCTGCTCGCCAAGGCCGT TTGAAGGTCATCAAACTATTAGCACTTGAGGCGGTGTTCATGATAGCTGTAGTAACTTTAGTGCTCTTGTTGATCCACACAACCACCAAGAGATCCTTAGTTGTAGGTATCCTCTGTATTATCTTTGGAACTTGCATGTATGCGTCTCCTCTTGTTGTGATG AAACTTGTGATTCAAACAAAGAGCGTGGAGTTCATGCCCTTCACACTTTCTCTTGCTAGCTTTCTTAATGGAGTTTGTTGGACTATCTATGGTTTCCTCCCCTTCGATATCAATCTCCTT GTTCCTAATGGTTTGGGGACTCTCTTTGGTCTTGCTCAACTAATCCTCTATGCTTGTTATTTCAAGTCCACACCGAACAAGAATACTAAAGCTGAGGTGGAGCTACCA CCCTCTATTAGTAATAATATGAGTTTATGGCTAGAG GACCTCATAATGCAACATCTTCAATTAAGCTCCACTCCAAGTCAAATTCCTTTCAATTCTAGTGATGATGATGGTGATGATGATGACGacgatgatggtggtgatggttCTTCATGA